The following coding sequences are from one Mesorhizobium onobrychidis window:
- a CDS encoding Lrp/AsnC family transcriptional regulator, translated as MLDALDRKIVAALERDARTSFAVLADEVGLSKTPCWKRVKALEDAGIIRGYSTRIDPAKLGFGIEAFIQVSIDFELSEAFEAAVQAHPLIRRCHATTGEADYLLQIVTVDMMALDRMLRVELSRLPGVRRTITSMAMREIKGDISFANAVGHTQQKR; from the coding sequence ATGCTGGATGCTCTCGACCGGAAGATCGTCGCAGCGCTGGAACGCGACGCGCGTACCTCCTTCGCGGTGCTCGCCGACGAGGTCGGCTTAAGCAAGACGCCGTGCTGGAAGCGGGTCAAGGCGCTGGAGGACGCCGGCATCATCCGCGGCTACTCGACACGGATCGACCCGGCAAAACTCGGCTTCGGCATCGAAGCCTTCATCCAGGTGTCGATCGATTTCGAGCTTTCCGAAGCCTTCGAGGCCGCAGTCCAGGCGCACCCGCTGATCCGGCGCTGCCACGCCACGACAGGCGAGGCCGACTATCTCCTGCAGATCGTGACGGTCGACATGATGGCGCTGGACAGGATGCTGCGCGTCGAGCTCAGCCGCCTGCCCGGCGTGCGCCGGACGATCACGTCGATGGCCATGCGCGAGATCAAGGGTGACATTTCTTTCGCCAATGCCGTTGGTCATACGCAGCAGAAGCGATAA